One stretch of Campylobacter sp. CCS1377 DNA includes these proteins:
- a CDS encoding laccase domain-containing protein, which produces MAGSGKNYLPLLENEQVSVFCAFGEDFSVFKDKILDENLFSKHAVFIEKCVFMNQIHSNKVMFYPDINHANFTCDGLISSQKNTALCVLSADCLPLLLWHKSGIIAALHSGRQGSFDNILKVALQSIKKQNKDINSDDFILIIGPGICGKNYEINGEVLQYAKNHFKKFLQDKKLDLKSLVKKQAQNLGIKNIIDCNICTFSDERFFSYRKNQTPKRFVSVIALKG; this is translated from the coding sequence ATGGCAGGAAGTGGAAAGAATTACCTACCTTTACTAGAAAATGAGCAAGTGAGTGTATTTTGCGCTTTTGGGGAGGATTTTAGTGTTTTTAAAGATAAAATTTTAGATGAAAATCTATTTAGTAAACACGCAGTATTTATAGAAAAATGTGTTTTTATGAACCAAATTCATTCCAATAAAGTTATGTTTTATCCTGATATAAATCATGCAAATTTTACTTGTGATGGGCTTATTAGCTCTCAAAAAAATACCGCACTATGTGTTTTAAGTGCTGATTGTTTGCCTTTATTATTATGGCATAAAAGTGGCATTATCGCAGCTTTGCATTCAGGGCGACAAGGTAGTTTTGATAATATTTTAAAAGTGGCTTTGCAAAGCATAAAAAAACAAAATAAAGATATTAATTCTGATGATTTTATTTTAATCATCGGTCCTGGAATTTGTGGAAAAAATTATGAAATTAATGGAGAAGTTTTACAATACGCCAAAAATCATTTTAAAAAATTTTTACAAGATAAAAAATTAGATTTAAAAAGTTTGGTTAAAAAGCAAGCTCAAAATTTAGGTATAAAAAATATAATAGACTGTAATATTTGCACCTTTAGCGATGAAAGATTTTTTTCTTACAGAAAAAATCAAACCCCAAAACGCTTTGTAAGTGTTATAGCATTAAAAGGATAG
- the ribE gene encoding riboflavin synthase, which produces MFNGLIREIAKVKSYQNNILSLEAKYKPNLGDSIAINGACLSVIKIFAKGFDVELSKESRTHLAIENLKDFVHIEPALKYGDRIDGHLMQGHIDFIGELAKIYKNENGVDFFIKLPKNAMRLMAPKGSIGIDGVSLTINEIFEDSIRLTIIPITFQETLFKDYAIGRKINIESDLLARYIANILDYKQNNKELSWQEVERITYLY; this is translated from the coding sequence ATGTTTAATGGATTAATCAGAGAAATCGCTAAAGTCAAATCTTATCAAAATAATATTCTTTCTTTAGAGGCCAAATATAAGCCTAATTTAGGTGATAGTATAGCGATAAATGGCGCTTGTTTAAGTGTAATTAAAATTTTTGCAAAAGGTTTTGATGTGGAGCTTTCTAAAGAGAGTAGAACTCATCTTGCTATAGAAAATTTAAAAGACTTTGTGCATATTGAACCGGCTCTAAAATACGGCGATAGAATTGATGGACATTTGATGCAAGGACATATTGATTTTATTGGAGAACTTGCAAAAATTTATAAAAATGAAAATGGGGTTGATTTTTTCATTAAGCTTCCTAAAAATGCTATGCGCTTAATGGCTCCAAAAGGCAGCATAGGTATTGATGGAGTAAGTCTTACTATCAATGAAATTTTTGAAGATTCAATTAGGCTTACTATCATTCCTATCACTTTTCAAGAAACGCTTTTTAAAGATTACGCCATAGGAAGAAAAATCAATATAGAAAGCGATTTACTTGCTCGCTATATTGCAAATATCTTAGATTACAAACAAAACAACAAGGAGCTCTCATGGCAGGAAGTGGAAAGAATTACCTACCTTTACTAG
- a CDS encoding ATP-binding protein, whose product MKKYILSLTLGVALLGASELKYQEFDGFKSPESIFVDKNFVYVSNVGEKLEPLAKDNDGFISKLDKNGKVLEYKFLSNLNAPKGMMELNNTLYVVDIDVLRGFDLKSKKEIFNLPIKGAIFLNDIEKLDDNTLLVSDTGTGLILKVDLKEKSYDELLKLDLAKFGGPNGLYLDNKNNKLFIAGYHPNGLSGGVVMSYNLAKKELSVVKNEKESYDGIVPYNDALLVSSWGENLNGLVYSLENGKTTKLELPSMKGSADMFIEGDILWIPKMVEGKILKVKLQN is encoded by the coding sequence ATGAAAAAATACATTTTAAGCTTAACACTTGGTGTAGCTTTGCTTGGTGCAAGTGAATTGAAATATCAAGAATTTGACGGCTTTAAAAGTCCTGAGAGTATTTTTGTGGATAAAAATTTTGTTTATGTGTCAAATGTGGGTGAAAAACTTGAACCTTTGGCGAAAGATAATGATGGTTTTATTTCAAAACTTGATAAAAATGGCAAGGTGCTTGAGTATAAATTTTTAAGCAATTTAAATGCACCAAAAGGTATGATGGAGCTTAATAATACCCTTTATGTAGTAGATATTGATGTGTTGCGTGGTTTTGATTTAAAAAGCAAAAAAGAAATTTTTAATCTCCCTATAAAAGGTGCAATTTTTCTAAATGATATTGAAAAATTAGATGATAATACGCTTTTAGTGAGTGATACTGGTACAGGGCTTATTTTAAAAGTTGATTTAAAAGAAAAATCATATGATGAACTTTTAAAACTTGATTTAGCCAAATTTGGCGGACCAAATGGGCTTTATTTAGATAATAAAAATAATAAGCTTTTTATAGCAGGTTATCATCCCAATGGTTTGAGTGGAGGTGTTGTAATGAGCTATAATTTAGCCAAAAAAGAGCTTAGTGTAGTTAAAAATGAAAAAGAATCTTATGATGGCATTGTGCCTTATAATGATGCTTTGCTTGTAAGCTCTTGGGGTGAAAATTTAAATGGGCTTGTTTATAGTTTAGAAAATGGCAAAACTACAAAGCTTGAACTTCCTTCTATGAAAGGTTCTGCGGATATGTTTATTGAAGGCGATATTTTATGGATTCCTAAGATGGTAGAAGGTAAAATACTCAAAGTAAAACTTCAAAACTAA
- a CDS encoding arsenic transporter: MLAWIIFLSTLILLFWRPWNLPIWSISILGAFVAFVLGIVNFNDVYFVFNMIWDSSLSLIGLIILSFSLEALGFFDKIAFAILQSSKKDQVGQKYTLITYKFMIFIILFTGFLATFFANDGAILIITPIILALFSNFNFKNEKDKFILITFLLIASFACDFLSNTLVISNLTNIITTNYFKLSFLNFAFSMLTPNVFACIVYVVLSLIIAKIFLPKELEFEVKKMPNISQKTFIFCFIFLTFFVLAFFVGEFLKLPISVFSLGGALVFLFIFREKILNFSMLRNAPWGVLIFSFGLYVVVYALHKEGLSENFVFLLKWLQNYENYNTFALGFISAFGSAIFNNLPMVMIGDLALKEYFNNEINYTLIYAHLLGCNIGAKLTPIGSLATLLWLGVLSKQGVKISIKTYFKFSIILSLPVLFSAILGLLLI, encoded by the coding sequence ATGCTTGCTTGGATAATTTTTTTAAGCACTTTAATTTTGCTTTTTTGGCGTCCGTGGAATTTACCTATTTGGTCTATTTCCATTTTGGGCGCTTTTGTGGCTTTTGTTTTAGGTATTGTGAATTTTAATGATGTGTATTTTGTATTTAATATGATTTGGGATAGCTCTTTATCACTTATTGGGCTGATTATTTTATCTTTTAGTCTTGAAGCATTAGGATTTTTTGACAAAATTGCTTTTGCAATCTTGCAAAGTTCTAAAAAAGATCAAGTGGGACAAAAATACACTCTTATTACTTATAAATTTATGATTTTTATCATACTTTTTACTGGATTTTTGGCTACTTTTTTTGCTAATGATGGAGCAATTTTGATTATTACTCCTATTATTTTGGCCCTTTTTTCTAATTTTAATTTTAAAAATGAAAAGGACAAATTTATACTTATTACTTTTTTACTCATTGCGTCTTTTGCTTGTGATTTTTTATCCAACACCTTAGTTATTTCAAACCTTACCAATATTATCACTACAAATTATTTTAAACTTAGCTTTTTAAATTTCGCCTTTTCAATGTTAACGCCTAATGTGTTTGCTTGCATTGTTTATGTTGTTTTAAGTCTTATTATAGCTAAGATTTTTTTACCTAAAGAGCTTGAATTTGAAGTAAAAAAAATGCCAAATATTTCACAAAAAACTTTCATCTTTTGTTTTATATTTTTAACTTTTTTTGTTTTGGCTTTTTTTGTAGGAGAGTTTTTAAAATTACCCATTAGTGTATTTTCTTTAGGTGGGGCTTTGGTTTTTTTATTTATTTTTAGAGAAAAGATTTTAAATTTTTCTATGTTAAGAAATGCCCCTTGGGGAGTTTTAATTTTTAGTTTTGGTTTATATGTGGTTGTTTATGCTTTGCATAAAGAAGGTTTGAGTGAAAATTTCGTTTTTTTATTAAAATGGCTTCAAAATTATGAAAATTATAATACTTTCGCTTTAGGCTTTATTTCCGCTTTTGGCTCAGCAATTTTTAATAATCTTCCCATGGTAATGATAGGGGATTTAGCTTTAAAAGAATATTTTAATAATGAAATAAATTATACCTTAATTTATGCTCATCTTTTGGGGTGCAACATAGGTGCAAAACTCACCCCTATAGGTTCTTTGGCTACTTTGCTTTGGTTGGGAGTTTTATCTAAGCAAGGGGTGAAAATTAGCATTAAAACTTATTTTAAATTCAGCATCATTCTAAGTCTTCCTGTTTTGTTTTCCGCTATTTTAGGGCTTTTATTGATATAA
- a CDS encoding aminopeptidase P family protein, whose amino-acid sequence MNIYQTRLQILRHMMQKEDIDIYLILSTDPHLNEYIPDFYKIRVFMSGFNGSAGILVITQNQAFLWTDGRYFLQAQKELEGSTITLQKQDQNNHFLKWLQTLNFKQKLTLATDFTLLPLSLKQELNSQNNICLKHKDFISSFWQNRPLLSKNPIYEHEENFAYPTRLEKINLVREKMKKIKAQNHLISSLDDIAWITNLRGNDIEFNPVFYAYLFLNQNEILLFTDLEKIDFNLKNKLAKDFITLKNYEEIHTHLKTLKNTNLLIDETKMTALLMQDIDQSVEILNHTLPSTILKACKNSKEIANIEQAMLQDGIALCYFFAWLEEKLNKKEKLSELDIDIKITEFRARNPLYISNSFATIAGFNANSALPHYKATQSNFSYIEGNGLLLIDSGAQYKNGTTDITRVVPVGKVTAEQIKDYTLVLKAHINIASAVFPKDIAMPLLDSITRSILWKEQLDFAHGTGHGVGYFLNVHEGPQSLSYSATINDKNKAKIGMITSIEPGIYRNNQWGIRLENLVLNCKIENPKETNFGEFLYFKTLTLCPFERNCIDVNLLDEKEKQWLNSYHQEVYQKLSPYLNTKVSRWLKRKTQEI is encoded by the coding sequence ATGAATATTTATCAAACAAGACTCCAAATCCTGCGTCATATGATGCAAAAAGAAGATATTGATATTTATCTTATTTTAAGCACAGATCCACACTTGAATGAATATATACCTGATTTTTATAAAATTCGTGTTTTTATGAGTGGTTTTAACGGATCAGCGGGAATACTTGTAATTACTCAAAATCAAGCTTTCTTATGGACAGATGGAAGATACTTCCTTCAAGCTCAAAAAGAACTCGAAGGAAGCACAATTACCTTACAAAAACAAGATCAAAATAATCATTTCTTAAAATGGCTACAAACCTTAAATTTTAAACAAAAATTGACTCTAGCTACTGATTTTACGCTTTTACCTTTATCTTTAAAGCAAGAATTAAATTCTCAAAATAATATTTGTTTAAAACACAAAGACTTCATTTCCTCTTTTTGGCAAAATCGTCCTTTGCTTTCTAAAAATCCTATCTACGAACACGAAGAAAATTTTGCTTATCCTACGCGTTTAGAGAAAATCAATCTCGTACGCGAAAAAATGAAAAAAATTAAAGCACAAAATCATCTTATTTCTAGTCTTGATGATATAGCTTGGATTACGAATTTAAGAGGAAATGATATAGAATTTAATCCCGTATTTTATGCTTATTTATTTTTAAACCAAAATGAAATTTTATTATTTACTGATTTAGAAAAAATTGACTTTAATCTTAAAAATAAACTTGCTAAAGATTTCATTACACTTAAAAATTACGAAGAAATTCACACCCATTTAAAAACGCTTAAGAATACTAATTTATTAATAGATGAAACAAAAATGACTGCTTTGCTAATGCAAGATATTGATCAAAGTGTGGAAATTTTAAACCACACTCTGCCTAGCACTATACTTAAAGCTTGCAAAAATTCAAAAGAAATTGCAAACATAGAACAAGCAATGTTGCAAGATGGTATAGCATTGTGTTATTTTTTTGCATGGCTTGAAGAAAAATTAAACAAAAAAGAAAAACTAAGCGAATTAGATATCGATATAAAAATTACAGAATTCCGAGCAAGAAATCCTTTATATATTAGTAACAGTTTTGCTACTATTGCAGGGTTTAATGCCAATTCCGCCCTACCTCATTACAAGGCTACGCAATCAAATTTTTCCTATATTGAAGGAAATGGACTTTTACTTATAGACTCTGGAGCACAATATAAAAATGGCACTACCGATATCACTCGAGTTGTTCCAGTGGGAAAAGTCACGGCTGAACAAATCAAAGATTACACGCTTGTTTTAAAAGCACATATTAATATCGCAAGTGCTGTGTTTCCAAAAGACATAGCTATGCCTTTGCTTGATAGCATTACAAGATCTATATTATGGAAAGAACAATTAGATTTCGCACACGGTACAGGTCATGGGGTGGGTTATTTTTTAAATGTTCATGAAGGTCCGCAAAGTCTTTCTTATTCTGCTACTATCAATGATAAAAATAAAGCAAAAATTGGAATGATCACCTCTATAGAGCCTGGAATTTATAGAAATAACCAATGGGGCATAAGGCTTGAAAATTTGGTATTAAATTGCAAGATAGAAAATCCCAAAGAAACAAATTTTGGTGAATTTTTATATTTTAAAACACTTACACTTTGTCCATTTGAAAGAAATTGCATTGATGTAAATTTATTAGATGAAAAAGAAAAACAATGGCTTAATTCTTATCATCAAGAAGTATATCAAAAATTAAGCCCTTATTTAAATACTAAAGTTTCACGATGGCTAAAAAGAAAAACACAAGAAATTTAA
- a CDS encoding CynX/NimT family MFS transporter has translation MASFKKIFWINVAIVIIVAFNLRAPITAVGPIIDNIKNTYDLNSTLAGVLTSLPLIAFGSISFIVGYFSPIRAIVFGIFLIFIGEIIRSYFGVYGLFVGMLAIGCGIAIANVLLPSFIKEKFPKKMASMMGIYSLVLSISSIVGIALAIPLLNVLDLKLSMLFWVIFAFLALMIYYPQAKNGRIFRVKKKEAKKINLFANSTTWKITFFFGLQAFLAYALFFWYIQILIEKDISKSFATNIMLFCQLIALPVALFGPLLLGKIKAKFHSLYIAILCAMYVLSFGILLCFNDIKMLILAAFIMGFPWGGVFGISLLFIAQKSANAKIAAKLSALSQGFGYLIAALGQWIIGFFHDEFENFQISLILLIIVSILLNIFAYLAHKSKAIAN, from the coding sequence ATGGCTTCCTTTAAAAAGATTTTTTGGATCAATGTTGCTATTGTTATCATTGTAGCTTTTAATCTTAGGGCTCCCATTACTGCAGTGGGGCCTATCATTGATAATATTAAAAACACATATGATTTAAACTCCACTCTTGCAGGGGTACTCACAAGTCTTCCTTTGATAGCTTTTGGAAGTATTTCTTTTATTGTGGGTTATTTTTCTCCTATTCGCGCAATTGTTTTTGGGATTTTTTTGATCTTTATAGGTGAAATTATCCGCTCTTATTTTGGTGTGTATGGGTTGTTTGTGGGGATGCTAGCAATTGGCTGTGGTATAGCAATTGCTAATGTTTTACTTCCTAGCTTTATCAAAGAAAAATTTCCTAAAAAAATGGCAAGTATGATGGGAATTTATAGTCTTGTTTTAAGTATTTCTTCTATTGTTGGTATTGCTTTGGCTATACCTTTGTTAAATGTTTTAGATTTAAAATTATCGATGCTATTTTGGGTGATTTTTGCGTTTTTGGCTTTGATGATTTATTATCCACAAGCTAAAAATGGTAGAATTTTTCGTGTTAAGAAAAAAGAAGCTAAAAAAATCAATCTTTTTGCCAATTCAACCACTTGGAAAATCACTTTTTTCTTTGGTCTACAAGCTTTTTTGGCTTATGCTTTATTTTTTTGGTATATTCAAATTCTTATCGAAAAAGATATTTCAAAAAGCTTTGCGACAAATATTATGCTATTTTGCCAACTCATTGCTTTGCCAGTAGCACTTTTTGGACCTTTGCTTTTAGGTAAAATTAAAGCAAAATTTCATAGTTTATATATAGCAATTTTATGTGCGATGTATGTATTATCTTTTGGAATTTTGCTTTGTTTTAATGATATAAAAATGCTTATTTTGGCCGCATTTATCATGGGTTTTCCTTGGGGAGGTGTTTTTGGAATTTCTCTTTTATTTATTGCACAAAAAAGTGCTAATGCAAAAATTGCTGCCAAGCTTTCTGCTTTATCTCAAGGTTTTGGGTATTTAATTGCAGCTTTAGGACAGTGGATTATAGGCTTTTTTCATGATGAATTTGAGAATTTTCAAATTTCTCTTATTTTGCTCATCATAGTTTCTATTTTGCTTAATATTTTTGCATATTTAGCCCATAAAAGCAAAGCAATAGCTAATTAA
- the mnmG gene encoding tRNA uridine-5-carboxymethylaminomethyl(34) synthesis enzyme MnmG, with product MFDIIVIGGGHAGIEASGVAARMGKKTLLLTTLIEQIGAASCNPAIGGLAKGHLVKEIDAMGGLMGEITDIAGIQFRVLNESKGVAVRGSRAQIDMDKYRIVARNKLLKLPNLEISQEQVLELIFEKDCVIGVRTNLKNEYLAKKIILTTGTFLNGLIHIGENKLTAGRVGELASVNLGENLLGTNLKMGRLKTGTCPRVDAKSIDFSVLEIQYGDEKPKPFSFRTKDFNPTQLPCYIARTNLNTHEIIKNNFYRAPLFTGQIEGVGPRYCPSIEDKINRFGDKESHHLFIEPQTIDATEYYINGFSTSLPYEVQKEMLASVRGFENAKITRFGYAIEYDYIEPTELYHTLETKKIKNLYCAGQINGTTGYEEAAVQGFMAGVNAVLALEDKEPFILRRDEAYIGVLIDDLVIKGTKEPYRMFTSRAEFRLLLREENAIIRLGKYGKEFGLLDENSSNFIENIRLNTEKGLRLLLEKELTPNNENNAFLVNIGEEKITSIVTLQKIVARASFDIEKLKKLDLIFENMDEYSLKEILNEAKYYHYVAMQKAQVEKMKDLMNLKIPKDFDFKSVSGLSNEVVEKLEKHQPLTLFAASEISGITPAALDILQIYIKMQKKKA from the coding sequence ATGTTTGATATTATTGTTATAGGTGGTGGGCACGCAGGGATTGAAGCAAGCGGAGTTGCTGCAAGAATGGGTAAAAAAACTTTGCTTTTAACTACTCTTATAGAGCAAATCGGTGCTGCAAGTTGTAATCCTGCTATAGGCGGACTTGCAAAAGGGCATTTGGTAAAAGAAATTGATGCTATGGGCGGTTTGATGGGTGAAATCACCGATATAGCAGGCATACAATTTCGCGTTTTAAATGAAAGCAAAGGCGTTGCGGTGCGTGGAAGTAGGGCGCAAATTGATATGGATAAATATCGCATTGTCGCTAGAAACAAGCTTTTAAAACTACCAAATTTAGAAATTTCACAAGAACAAGTACTAGAGCTTATTTTTGAAAAAGATTGCGTTATAGGCGTTAGAACAAATTTAAAAAATGAATATTTGGCAAAAAAAATTATTTTAACCACTGGCACTTTTTTAAACGGACTTATTCATATAGGAGAAAATAAACTCACCGCAGGTCGTGTAGGTGAACTTGCCTCTGTAAATTTGGGCGAAAATTTGCTAGGCACAAATTTAAAAATGGGAAGGTTGAAAACTGGAACTTGCCCAAGAGTAGATGCAAAAAGTATTGATTTTAGCGTTTTAGAAATTCAATATGGCGATGAAAAGCCAAAACCTTTTAGCTTTAGAACTAAAGATTTTAATCCCACTCAACTTCCTTGTTATATCGCAAGAACAAATTTAAACACTCATGAAATTATTAAAAACAATTTTTATCGAGCCCCGCTTTTTACAGGACAGATTGAAGGTGTAGGTCCAAGGTATTGCCCTTCTATAGAAGACAAAATTAATCGCTTTGGAGATAAAGAAAGCCATCATCTTTTTATTGAACCTCAAACCATTGATGCGACAGAATATTATATCAATGGCTTTTCAACTTCTTTGCCTTATGAGGTGCAAAAAGAAATGCTTGCTTCGGTAAGAGGTTTTGAAAATGCTAAAATTACACGATTTGGTTATGCGATAGAATATGATTATATAGAGCCAACTGAGCTTTATCACACTTTAGAAACTAAAAAGATAAAAAATCTTTATTGTGCAGGGCAAATTAATGGTACCACAGGTTATGAAGAAGCTGCAGTACAAGGTTTTATGGCAGGGGTTAATGCGGTTTTGGCTTTGGAGGATAAAGAGCCTTTTATTTTGCGTAGAGATGAAGCTTATATTGGGGTTTTGATTGATGATTTGGTGATTAAAGGTACAAAAGAACCTTATAGAATGTTTACTTCAAGAGCTGAATTTAGACTGCTTTTAAGAGAAGAGAATGCCATCATTAGGCTTGGAAAATATGGTAAAGAATTTGGGCTTTTGGATGAAAATTCTTCTAATTTTATAGAAAATATTCGCCTTAATACTGAAAAAGGTTTGAGATTGCTTCTTGAAAAAGAATTGACGCCAAATAACGAAAATAACGCATTTTTAGTAAATATAGGAGAAGAAAAAATCACCTCCATAGTCACTTTGCAAAAAATCGTTGCAAGAGCGAGCTTTGATATAGAAAAATTAAAAAAATTAGATTTAATTTTTGAAAATATGGACGAATATTCTTTAAAAGAAATTTTAAATGAGGCGAAGTATTATCATTATGTTGCTATGCAAAAGGCTCAAGTTGAAAAAATGAAGGATTTAATGAATTTAAAGATTCCAAAAGATTTTGATTTTAAGAGTGTGAGTGGGCTGAGTAATGAAGTAGTGGAAAAACTTGAAAAACATCAGCCTTTAACACTTTTTGCAGCTAGTGAGATTAGCGGAATCACTCCCGCAGCTTTAGATATTTTGCAAATTTATATCAAAATGCAAAAGAAAAAAGCTTAA
- a CDS encoding AraC family transcriptional regulator, with the protein MSEILSLPRDLKQLKGVNYRNFKSCTFAKYTQINTSHSSFVNVESHLLTFVRKGYKILHTASKDYRIDSYETLFLKAGNYTLSNVGLSSGVYEAYLFFFDNAFLIELIYKYKDFFKLEQKMQDYEIFWVKNDKILQGILESFTPHFEENTQILDPIVSLKFEEIFLHLLLNKNTYFISFLAGILKEFRLDLSLLFEYCGREFLSVNEMADFAKLDLATFSKEFKKCFSQNPKKWLDEKRLQKAKILLEFSKKNVNEVANECAFSSVAWFIERFKERYGKSPKQYQKSKNLYFLSKN; encoded by the coding sequence ATGAGCGAAATTCTTTCTTTGCCGCGAGATTTAAAGCAACTAAAAGGTGTAAATTATAGAAATTTTAAGTCTTGCACTTTTGCAAAATACACACAAATAAATACTTCGCATTCCTCTTTTGTCAATGTAGAAAGTCATCTTTTAACCTTTGTTCGCAAGGGGTATAAAATTTTACATACCGCATCTAAAGATTATAGGATAGATTCTTATGAGACTTTATTTTTAAAAGCAGGGAATTATACTTTAAGTAATGTGGGGCTTAGTAGTGGAGTTTATGAGGCTTATTTATTTTTCTTTGATAATGCGTTTTTAATTGAACTTATTTATAAATACAAAGATTTTTTTAAGCTGGAGCAAAAGATGCAAGATTATGAAATTTTTTGGGTAAAAAACGATAAGATTTTACAAGGAATTTTAGAAAGCTTCACGCCGCACTTTGAAGAAAATACGCAAATTTTAGATCCTATTGTGAGTTTGAAATTTGAAGAGATTTTTTTACATTTGCTTTTGAATAAAAATACTTATTTTATCAGCTTTTTGGCAGGAATTTTAAAAGAATTTCGTCTTGATCTTTCTTTGCTTTTTGAATATTGTGGTAGAGAATTTTTAAGTGTAAATGAAATGGCTGATTTTGCAAAATTAGATTTGGCTACTTTTTCTAAGGAATTTAAAAAATGCTTTTCTCAAAATCCTAAAAAATGGTTGGATGAAAAAAGATTACAAAAAGCAAAAATTTTACTTGAATTTTCTAAAAAAAATGTGAATGAAGTAGCAAATGAGTGTGCTTTTTCTTCAGTGGCTTGGTTTATTGAAAGATTTAAAGAGCGATACGGAAAAAGTCCAAAACAATATCAAAAATCAAAAAACTTGTATTTTTTATCAAAAAACTGA